The genome window GAAGACCGTGACCGTCACCTGCGAACACTGCGGGAAGACCAACCGGATTCCCGCCGCCGCGGACGGATCGCCGAAGTGCGGCAACTGCCACCGGCCGCTGCCGTGGGTGGTCGACGCGGGCGACGACGACTTCGCGCAGATCGCCGAACAGGCGAGCCTCCCGGTCCTCGTCGACCTCTGGGCCACCTGGTGCGGCCCCTGCCGGTCGGTCAGCCCGGCGCTGGACCGGCTCGCCCGCGCGCGGGCCGGGAAGGTGAAGCTCGTCAAGGTCGACGTCGACCGGGCGACGGCCGTGGCGCGCCGGTTCGAGGTCATGGCCGTGCCGACCCTCCTGGTGCTCCGCGGCGGCGAGGTCGTCCGGCGGCAGGCGGGCGCGGCTCCGGAGAACGTCCTGCGCGACTGGCTCGACCAAGCACTGAACTCGCCAGAGGAGGCGAAGACGTGACCACGTTCGTCGACCCGCACTTGGCCCTCGTCCGCGATGTGGTGCCCCGGACGCCCCAGGGCTGCGAGGAATGCCTCGCCGCCGGGACCCCGTGGGTGCACCTGCGGCTGTGCCTGACCTGCGGCCACGTCGGCTGTTGCGACTCGTCGCCGATGAAGCACGCGAGCCGGCACGCCCACGCCATCGGTCACCCCATCGTGCGCTCGTTCGAGCCCGGGGAGGACTGGCGCTGGTGCTACGTGCACGAGGCGTTCGTATGACGCTTCCGGCGCAGGACCTCGTCGAGACCCCGGATCCGCACGGGGCGTTCCCCCGGCTGACGCGCGAGCAGCTCGAGAAGCTGTCCGCCGCCGGCGAGCGCCGGCCGGTGCGGCCGGGGGAAGTGCTCTACGCGCAAGGGGAAGAGACGACGGACTGGTTCGTCGTCCTGAGCGGCAAGGTCGCCATCCAGCACCGCGAGGGCGACGACACCAGGACCGTGCGGGTGCACGGGCCGGGGCGGTTCCTCGGCGAGCTGG of Amycolatopsis solani contains these proteins:
- the trxA gene encoding thioredoxin — protein: MKTVTVTCEHCGKTNRIPAAADGSPKCGNCHRPLPWVVDAGDDDFAQIAEQASLPVLVDLWATWCGPCRSVSPALDRLARARAGKVKLVKVDVDRATAVARRFEVMAVPTLLVLRGGEVVRRQAGAAPENVLRDWLDQALNSPEEAKT
- a CDS encoding ubiquitin carboxyl-terminal hydrolase 14, which translates into the protein MTTFVDPHLALVRDVVPRTPQGCEECLAAGTPWVHLRLCLTCGHVGCCDSSPMKHASRHAHAIGHPIVRSFEPGEDWRWCYVHEAFV